The genomic stretch AGCAcatgaacatcttccttgatgaacttctggagacttagagtagtcaagtagaagaataTCTTTTGCTGTcagcgcttgaaatcaatcccgaaaAATTTTTCAAGTTTCTCCGCCGGTGCCAATGCTGCCGGTGTTGTTCGGCTCGTTGAGGCATTGGCAGTCACCATTGAAACAGCTTGGTTCACattatcattagtcatttctgtaaaagaatgacacaaacgttaaaatcacgtagattttaatctccaatagaGTACAAAACTACAAAAGTTTTACTCTCCAGAAACAATAAGtacaaatataaaaaatatattaaattccttaagcttgttagtaaactgtatttgtaaaataattctgaaaaatataaatgaacataaacagaaatgaaaaacagaaacagaattttaatccgagcccactgaatgCACAGtctttccttaaggaatttaatctcctcctagtacccaaggttatggattatttcctctcaGGATAGAACAAATtatacactggtgtagtggtactccAAACCCAgtatttcagcgaacacaaagttcagtagcaaatcacacttactattgctttgtttgatgttaaaagtatgcagaaggaggagaaactcagaaaattgtatagaaattctgagcagaatagtcttgtatttatagccaaagttgggctgaaatctgaagaggtgcaactcttcagaatggctgtttatgcaaaacggccacaacataaatgtcataacataaatgACTATTTACTCaataataaagagggaaaataaagagggaaaattgaagaaggtagtttaattttcagttacacaactgaaaaacggattgaatttattttaatattaatattctgttattaaaacaaatatttaataacatttatgttattattttactattaccaaataaatttggtccaaaaaattaatcaatcaatcgtttgaccaaatccaaattcgaagccgaagccgagcgagcaTCGACGACGGcgtgaggcttgccttcttctcaactctttaagagctagaagaagagcaattgtttatatacccataaaaaacctcttcctcttccaatatgggacaatgtccctttgccaatgggggaaacttaaaattttacttaaaatttttatttccctTCATTTCCCATTCACCATATTTTAAGCATATCATATAATTAAAATCCCAACAATAGAGTACTAAATTGGGGTCAAACGTTAAGAAGAAAAAACTCAATTTGATATCAGAAATTAATCATTATACTGTTGCGACCGATGCAAATTGCTACTAAAAATTCGGTAATAATGAAATGGATAATTCTATAATATTTTTATGAACATGAAAGTTGATTGTGCATGATAGCATTTGTATAGATCTGAGGTTTGACTAGCTAGTAATCATCTTACCAGAAGATAAGGAATTATAAATATACAATGCCAGATTTGGATTTGAATAGAAAATTTTTCGCAAGAAAATTTACTTGTCCATCTATTTATATCTTTTCACACATACTCATCCTGTCTAGTTTTCCTTTATTATGTTCTAGTCTATAGACTGGTAAAAGTATACAGGGATTAATTTAGCACTAATAATactattttaataataataataataatttattatTATACGCAGCCAGATTTTGATTTGATCTCCTATGTTAATCGGAAAATGAATTCCAATATTACTTTCGCCGTTTTTAGGATATAAAAAACGCTTATATCCACTTCTTTCACGACATATAACAGTACAAAGTTAATGGTAAAAACGTTGTGAGTGTTTCCACAAGATGACTGTCAAAAGTGTAATATCCTTTTTCCTTGCTTTTCTCTTGAGGCGGATCCTTAAACGATAAAGCATATTTAGATGGTCAATATTGAGTGACGGTTCGTCCAACGTGTTGCCGTTATGTTCATAATTATCCTCTATAGATGAATTCTAAACGTACTGGAATGAGCCTTCAAGCTCTATATTAGACCAAAGTAAGGACCAAGGGAAACATCAATTCATTGAGTTTCCGCAAGTGGGATATGGGGAAGGTAGATTATACGCAGACCTTTTTCATATCTCGgagagtagagaggttgttttcggAAAAAAAACCTCAGCTCAAGAACACAAAAACagacaatatatcagtaccatcaacGAAACCATAACAATAATAGCAACATCATAAGAaccagaaaatagatgaaaaacaaTAAACAAAAATCAGTGAATAAGGCCTAGTACTATGAAAAACGGAAGAATAGTGTGGACACAACAATAATCGCTAGCAGCCTAGGACAAAACCTTATCAGACCAGCCTCTCACCCGAAACAAAGTAGAAAAATGCTTAGCTACCTCCTAACCTAccaccctaatactcgacctccacaccctcctatcaagggtcatgtcctcggaaatctgaagtcacgccatgtcctgcctgatcacctctcccccaatatttcttaggtcgccctctccCTCTTCTCGAACCCGCCAAagtcaaccgctcacacctcctgacCGGGGCATCTTGGCTTCTCCTtcgcacgtgcccgaaccatttaagcctcgcttcccgcatcttgtcatccacaggGACCACActcaccttctcccgaatatcttcattcctaatcttatccatccttgtttgcccacacatccacctcaacatcctcatctctgctactttcatcttttggatatctGAGCTCTTAAGTGGCCAACACTCTGTCCCATGCAACATGGCCGGTGTGactactgctctataaaacttacctttgaatatcggtggcactttcttgtcacacaggactccaaaTGCTAACCTCTATTTCATCCACCACACCTCTATATGGTGTGTGGCATCCTCGTCGATCGATCTCCCCATCCCCTTGGATAACTGACCAAAGATACTTGAAACTGCCTCTCTTGGGCAAGACTTGTGATCCCAGCCTCACGTCCAAGCCCGTTTCTCTCGACTCAACGCTGCACTTGCACTCTGGGTATTCtgtcttagtcctgctcaactagaaacccttagactcaagggtttgtctccaaacctccagtcTCTCGTTAACATCGcctcgcgtctcatcaatcagaactatatcatcagcAAACAACATACGCCATGACACCTCTCCTTGAATATGTCGTGTCAATGCGTCCATCACCAGAGCAAATAGAACGGACTGAACGCATATCCTTGGTGTAAACCCATAACAATTGGGAAGTGCTCCGAGTCACCTCCCacagtcctaacccgagtcttagctccatcatacatgtccttaatcgccttAATATAGGCAACTGACACACTTTTTTGCCTTCAGGCATCTACAATAAATAGCAAAAATTTACTCGGTGTTTATATAAATTCAATGAATATATGACATATGTCTTTAAATACAACTCGCTAAATTATATTAGTACGTTGAATACTCTATGTGAATTTTTTTGCTTTTCGAAAGTCAATCTGACAATCTTTAAAGCTAAATTAGATTAAATTAactcaatattttaaaattaaaatttaaatattcaAAAACTATACGAAAAATATTACTAATTGCAATTCTTTTAAAGTTAATATGATGAAAATATGAATTTGAAAATGTTAGTCAGAGTTTTCCTAATTTGAGTCTCGAAAAGCAAAAAAATTTACATAATCTGAAACGCACGGAGTAATCCCTTCTCAGTGTGATAAATTAGTATGATAGATATAAAAACCGAATACGGAtaagttctcttttttttttctttttttctttttttttaagaaacGGACTCAGAGACAAAACCAACCAGGTAGTCGAACAACATTTGACAATCAGTGAATCCAACTGCTTCTTAACAGACATAACGAGATTCCTTAAACGTGGCACCCATCCCTCAACTACTGCACAAGAAGACCAACAAGCTAGGAACAATAGAATCCAATCCCTCTCTTCAGTAAATTCAATTGACCAACCTGTCAAAagatttcctttttttccttttcatattatcaccctcccccccccccccctctccaaaaaaaaaaaaaatctcaagaAAACGATATATATGTCCAACGGTCCAAACGCGTAATCATAATCCAATACAGACCCAATGAAGATCATTCGAAGCTATTTCTCTTCTCCTTCCTCTCTTCCTCAAATACCTTCCATTTCCTTACTCATTAATCCTCCAGCTTCCACCATTTTTTATAAATACTCCTGACAATACCTAAAAACATTTTATTTCTTATTACACCCTTATATCTAAACAATGGTTGGTTTTGCAAAAATGGGTTGGCTTAGTACAGACAATAATAAGAGCTTGAAAATGGGAGATCATGGTCTTGCTAACAGCGATTCCAATAGTAAAAAGGCCAACCAAATGGGAATCTTGGCATTTGAGACGGCGAAAATCATGTCAAGATTACTCTGTTTGTACAAATCTCTTTCTGATTCTGCAATTTCAAAGCTGAAAACAGAGATGAAATCACAAGGGGTTGCATATTTGAATTCCAAAGATGAAGGATTTCTTTTAAGCCTTGCATGTGCTGAGAGGCTTGAGGATCTTGATAAAGCCGCGGCAGCTGTAGCACGATTAGGCCATAAATGCAATGATTTTGGCCTGAATCGTTTTGATCTTGTATACACGGATCTCAAGCTAGGGATTATTGATTTTGGGAAACTGGAATATGGGTCAAAGGAGATTGAAAAAAGGGTTGACAAAATGGAGAAATTGATTAATGCCACGTCTGGTTTGTACGCAGCATTGGAAAATTTAACAGAATTGGAGATATCAGagaggaaaatgaaaaaatggaaGGAGAAAACAACAGCAGGGCAATTGCAGAAAGTGAATTGCGACATGTTTAATCAGAGACTGGAACAGCAAAGGAAGCAGGTTCGACAGCTCAGAGAGATTTCATTGTGGAGTCAAACGTTTGATAAAAGTGTTGGTCACCTGGCACGTATTGTCTGCATAATTTACGCTCGAATTTGTGTCATTTTTGGTCCTTACATTCCTGTTCTTCCCTCTGTTTCACTGCGTAACATGCGTTCATCTCAGCAGAAAGAGATTCTTAAAGTCCAACCAGAGAATTGTTTGATTGAACCAATAAGGGAACAGATTATTTCGCGGTCGGGGCCGATTCCAACGACGTCTAAGCCTACCTTGGTTCGATTTTACAGCCGAAAATCGATATTTTTTCTATGTGAAGATGAAGGTTTTGGATCGGAAAAATTGGCGAAAAACAATAGGGTGTTTCATGCAGCAGGGCCTTCAACCGTGGGCGGTGCAGGGCTCGCGTTACGTTATGCTAATGTAATCACATTAGTAGAGAAATATTCGAATCCATCCGAATCCGTAGACCTTAATTCACGAGAAAATCTGTACCAAATGTTGCCGGACAACCTGAAAAAAACAGTGAGATCAAAATTGAGCAAGAATTTGAAATGTATGGATGAGGACGAATCGTTGGCCGAGGGGTGGAGGGAGGCTTTGAAACATATTATGGAATGGCTAGCGCCAATGGCACATAACA from Nicotiana sylvestris chromosome 12, ASM39365v2, whole genome shotgun sequence encodes the following:
- the LOC104235679 gene encoding protein PSK SIMULATOR 1-like gives rise to the protein MVGFAKMGWLSTDNNKSLKMGDHGLANSDSNSKKANQMGILAFETAKIMSRLLCLYKSLSDSAISKLKTEMKSQGVAYLNSKDEGFLLSLACAERLEDLDKAAAAVARLGHKCNDFGLNRFDLVYTDLKLGIIDFGKLEYGSKEIEKRVDKMEKLINATSGLYAALENLTELEISERKMKKWKEKTTAGQLQKVNCDMFNQRLEQQRKQVRQLREISLWSQTFDKSVGHLARIVCIIYARICVIFGPYIPVLPSVSLRNMRSSQQKEILKVQPENCLIEPIREQIISRSGPIPTTSKPTLVRFYSRKSIFFLCEDEGFGSEKLAKNNRVFHAAGPSTVGGAGLALRYANVITLVEKYSNPSESVDLNSRENLYQMLPDNLKKTVRSKLSKNLKCMDEDESLAEGWREALKHIMEWLAPMAHNTINWQLERNLEKTKFDIKPSVLLLQTLHYSDKEKTEAAIADILVGLSCIYKCENRQWNES